From one Solanum stenotomum isolate F172 chromosome 12, ASM1918654v1, whole genome shotgun sequence genomic stretch:
- the LOC125848584 gene encoding lysine-rich arabinogalactan protein 18, whose translation MDRKFVFLVSILCIVVASVTGQTPAAAPAKAPVGAKVGTTPPAAAPTKPKSPAPATAPASAPPTAVPVAPVTAPATAPTTPVVTAPVSAPASSPPVKAPVQSPPVAAPVQSPPAAAPVQSPPAPAPEVATPPAVSTPPAAAPVAAPVASETTPAPAPSKGKGKGKKKGKKHNASPAPSPDMMSPPAPPSEAPGPNMDSDSAPSPSLNDESGAEKLKMLGSLVAGWAMMSWLLF comes from the exons ATGGATAGGAAATTTgtatttttagtttcaattttgtgCATTGTAGTAGCAAGTGTCACGGGTCAGACACCCGCTGCAGCACCAGCCAAAGCACCCGTAGGTGCTAAGGTTGGTACTACTCCACCCGCTGCTGCACCAACTAAGCCCAAATCACCTGCTCCCGCTACAGCACCAGCCTCGGCTCCACCTACAGCTGTTCCTGTTGCTCCAGTAACCGCTCCAGCCACTGCTCCCACTACCCCTGTTGTTACTGCACCCGTATCAGCACCAGCAAGTTCTCCACCAGTTAAAGCACCAGTACAATCTCCTCCAGTGGCTGCACCAGTACAATCTCCACCAGCAGCTGCACCTGTACAATCTCCACCAGCTCCAGCTCCAGAGGTAGCTACACCACCAGCTGTTTCTACTCCACCGGCTGCAGCTCCAGTTGCTGCACCTGTTGCTTCGGAGACAACTCCAGCTCCGGCTCCCAgcaaaggaaaaggaaagggaaagaaaaagggaaagaaacaCAATGCATCACCAGCACCTTCTCCCGATATGATGAGCCCACCTGCACCTCCTTCCGAAGCTCCTGGACCTAACATGGACTCCGATTCAGCTCCCAGCCCATCTCTTAACGATGAG AGTGGAGCAGAGAAATTGAAGATGCTGGGAAGTTTGGTAGCTGGATGGGCTATGATGAGCTGGCTCTTGTTCTAA
- the LOC125848461 gene encoding uncharacterized protein LOC125848461 has translation MKCNSTRRSCLLCGTMEEKDPSIRKTLIVQCFKDLHLIEDMELVLTLRCLWNIALARPDDTEFPFLGVFNCMARLLNRCTRDQKWLSRGHNVYVPYYAAHIIGSYTMNKARFSVLAVKSGVISPLIDLLRGKITWVEQRVAVRALGHIARHRRTFEDIKVHEVEIIKLAMDIASKCIFTIYSEFVGKKSENRVEYHRYLMTKGLGEFEMENKKAESWACQMQCWSLYLLNCFITKKRSINLVCKEDFLKNLCDIWGGLQNQNSFSGIGLIRSLCDSEDGRKNIAQLEQVVENICNLSRSSDEWQFMAIESLLVLLKDPKTRNRVTNIAAPFLADLVELRTIKGRRKIGDMITQLLLQDYAKIKYGQVGFYEKGSQKAIKEIWDLKVEKKKRDKIMSEQEVKETELLVSVLKREGNKKFWSSEIEAAVNKYSKALDLCPLNLRKERIVLYSNRAQCHLILGEAELAISDTTRALCLSGEMRPHIKSLWRRSQAYHMKGLARLSLMDCLMFINERSKLNGNKSSTRKIPYYALRMLNKQMTATWIFADAAKSMEDDIDDNGTHKSRVQHRLEGGKMKGKIEEALLKSMPTQWKDKEHRLLKKGRLWRTSRRSKGVIESVSQEGKM, from the exons ATGAAATGCAACAGTACACGTCGTAGTTGTTTGTTGTGTGGTACAATGGAAGAAAAAGATCCATCGATACGAAAAACTTTAATAGTTCAATGCTTCAAAGATTTGCATCTAATTGAAGATATGGAGCTTGTTCTCACCTTAAGATGCCTCTGGAATATTGCTCTTGCTCGACCTGATGACACTGAATTCCCGTTCCTCGGTGTCTTTAATTGCATGGCTAGACTTCTCAACAGGTGCACCCGTGACCAAAAATGGCTTTCAAGAGGCCATAACGTGTATGTTCCTTATTATGCAGCTCATATCATTGGCTCCTACACCATGAACAAAGCTAGATTCTCTGTTTTGGCTGTTAAATCAGGCGTAATTTCGCCATTAATAGACCTCTTAAGAGGTAAGATAACTTGGGTTGAGCAAAGAGTGGCTGTTAGAGCACTTGGTCACATTGCGCGACATAGAAGAACATTTGAAGACATTAAGGTCCATGAAGTAGAGATTATAAAGCTAGCTATGGACATAGCTTCCAAATGCATTTTTACAATCTATAGCGAGTTTGTAGGCAAGAAAAGTGAAaacagagtcgaatatcatcgCTATTTGATGACAAAAGGTCTCGGAGAATTTGAAATGGAGAATAAAAAAGCAGAGTCTTGGGCTTGCCAAATGCAATGCTGGTCTCTATACCTTCTCAACTGCTTCATTACAAAGAAAAGAAGCATCAATTTAGTATGCAAAGAAGATTTTCTCAagaatttatgtgatatatggGGTGGATTACAGAACCAGAATTCTTTCTCTGGCATTGGCCTAATCAGAAGTCTATGTGACAGCGAAGATGGTAGAAAAAACATTGCTCAATTAGAACAAGTTGTAGAAAACATCTGCAACCTCTCTAGATCATCGGACGAATGGCAATTCATGGCAATTGAAAGTCTTTTGGTACTTCTCAAGGATCCAAAAACAAGAAACAGAGTAACCAACATTGCAGCTCCTTTTCTTGCTGATTTAGTAGAGCTTAGAACTATCAAAGGAAGACGAAAAATCGGTGACATGATAACGCAACTACTCTTGCAAGATTATGCTAAAATCAAATATGGTCAAGTGGGGTTCTATGAAAAAGGATCACAAAAGGCAATTAAAGAGATTTGGGActtgaaagttgaaaaaaagaaaagggataAAATCATGTCGGAACAAGAAGTGAAGGAAACAGAGCTTTTGGTTTCCGTTTTAAAACGTGAAGGAAACAAGAAATTTTGGTCAAGTGAGATTGAAGCAGCTGTAAACAAGTACTCAAAGGCTTTAGATTTATGTCCACTAAActtaagaaaagaaaggatTGTTCTTTATAGCAATAGAGCTcaatgtcatttaattttaggAGAAGCAGAGTTAGCTATTAGTGATACAACACGAGCCTTATGCTTATCAGGTGAAATGAGGCCACATATAAAGAGCCTGTGGCGAAGATCGCAGGCTTATCACATGAAAGGATTGGCTAGACTAAGTTTAATGGATTGTTTAATGTTCATCAATGAACGAAGCAAGTTGAATGGAAACAAAAGCAGCACAAGGAAAATCCCATACTATGCATTGCGCATGTTGAACAAGCAGATGACAGCCACGTGGATTTTTGCAGATGCCGCAAAGTCCATGGAAGATGACATTGATGACAATGGAACTCATAAATCCAGGGTCCAGCATCGCCTTGAAGGTGGAAAAATGAAAGGGAAGATAGAAGAGGCACTATTAAAAA GCATGCCAACCcagtggaaagacaaggagcaTCGGCTCTTGAAAAAAGGACGGCTTTGGAGAACAAGTCGGAGAAGCAAAGGCGTTATTGAAAGCGTATCACAGGAGGGGAAAATGTAA